Proteins found in one Gigantopelta aegis isolate Gae_Host chromosome 12, Gae_host_genome, whole genome shotgun sequence genomic segment:
- the LOC121386312 gene encoding out at first protein-like: protein MMKLINITLFTLATLLYGVSCQLVVNVKDEGGDVLVESIHANTSSDTLTLEFQNTDGTLVTQFIDFKSEAQIFRAYVPAEEELGQSQYQVLCFVTRFSKTDFISSDAMSKLRQKNPTAIRTPEEQKGPEMHIQDLLIDINKGHLISPHLYNICQDAVDTTYFQENDLKTISRSLGKDYTSLMTAVKRLYPLKYPRCKDVPSQDSTKICLCRYTVCVGWYPCGLKYCRGKDSTGKVVNYRCGIKTCKKCIVFEHVAKQKLLCLWDNT from the exons ATGATGAAGTTAATTAACATTACTTTGTTTACTCTTGCGACATTATTGTACGGGGTGTCGTGTCAACTCGTCGTGAACGTGAAAGACGAAGGCGGCGACGTCTTGGTTGAGTCGATCCATGCCAACACGTCGTCGGACACATTGACACTGGAATTCCAGAACACTGATGGAACTCTAGTCACACAGTTCATTGATTTTAAATCG GAAGCTCAGATATTCCGAGCGTATGTGCCAGCAGAGGAGGAGTTGGGACAGTCGCAGTATCaggttttgtgttttgtgactCGCTTCAGTAAAACTGACTTCATATCATCGGACGCCATGTCCAAACTGAGACAG AAGAACCCGACAGCTATTCGAACCCCCGAGGAGCAAAAAGGGCCGGAGATGCACATTCAGGATCTGCTGATTGACATCAACAAAGGTCACCTGATCAGTCCGCATCTCTACAACATCTGCCAGGACGCGGTCGATACGACGTACTTCCAGGAAAATGATCTCAAAACTATTTCTCGAT CTCTTGGCAAAGACTACACGTCACTGATGACAGCTGTGAAGAGACTGTATCCACTGAAATATCCTCGCTGTAAGGATGTCCCCAGTCAAGACTCAACTAAAATTTGTCTGTGTCGCTACACGGTCTGTGTGGGCTGGTACCCGTGTGGGCTGAAGTACTGCAGGGGAAAGGACTCGACGGGGAAAGTCGTCAATTACCGCTGCGGTATTAAGACTTGTAAAAAATGTATCGTCTTTGAGCACGTGGCTAAACAAAAACTGTTGTGCTTGTGGGACAACACCTGA